The DNA region GGCCTCGATCAGCCGCGACTGGTCGAGCCTTGGATGATATTCGCATTGATTGGCGACGATGGGCTCGTCCGAGAGCCCGACCGCCTCGGCGAGCAGCGGCACCGTGAAATTCGAGACGCCGATATGGCTGGCGAGCCCTTGGCGCTTCGCCTTGCCCAACGCTTCGATCGAGCGGCGCAGCGGGATCTGTGGATTCGGCCAGTGGATCAGCACGAGGTCGACCTGGTCGAGGCGCAGGCGCCGCAAGCTCGCCTCCAGCGAGCCCTGCAGCTTGCCCTCGTCGATGTCGGCGGGCCCGACCTTGGTGGTGATGAAGATGTCCGAGCGCGGCACGCCCGAAGCGCGCATCCCCTCCCCGACCGCCTCCTCATTGGCATAAACGGCCGCCGTGTCGACATGGCGATAGCCACCTTGAAGGGCCGAGGTCACGGCCTCGGCGCATTCCGGGCCACGCGCCGCCCAGGTGCCGAAGCCGAGGCTCGGTATCGAGGCGCCACCGGCCGAAACATCATGCACGCTCATCGTCATCTCCGCTGCCCGAACACGCCTCTCCCGTGCTGCCGGGCGAGAAGCGTCACGACTTTAAGCCAGCCGCGGCGATCGGCCCATGCGTCTTTGCCATGGGGGACCCGCCATCGCGTCATCGTGAGCGGGAGGCGCCGGGCGCAGTCGGTTCGGCGCTTCAGCGCAGCGTGGCCGTGACGTCGGGCGTCAGCCAGTTGAGATGCTGCCCGGAATCGACAGCGAGCGTCTGGCCCGTCACATGCCGGGCTTCGGCGAGATACAACACGGCCGCAGCGATGGCCTCGGGCGCCACTTGCAGGCCGAGCAGTGTCGCGGCAGCCTCGCGCTTGAGGCCCGCCTCGCCGTCGCGCGGATTGGGGAAGGTCGGGCCGGGCGCGACCGCATTGACGCGGATCGCCGGAGCCAGCGCCTGCGCCATGCTGCGCGTCGCCGACCACAGCGCCGATTTGGCGAGCGCGTAGGAGAAGCAGCGCGGATCTTGCTTGAGCACGCGCTGATCGACGATATTGACGATCGCCGGGCGCGAGGCCGACATGCCTTGCTGCGCGGACTTGGCTTGCTGCGCGGACTTGACCTGCCGCGCGAAATCGCGCGCCAGCAGCAGCGGGGCGCGCAGATTGATCGCCATATGGCGGTCGAAGCGGCCGGGCTCGAGCGTCGTAATGTCATCCTCCTCGAAGACCGAGGCGTTGTTGACGAGAAGGCTCAAGGGGCCGAGCGCGCTCACGGCCTCGGGCACGATGCGGGCAACTTCGTCTGGCGCTGCGAGATCGGCGCCGATCACCTGCGCCCGCCCGCCGGCCGCGACGATCCCGGCCGCCAGCGCCTGCGCCTCGCGACGCGAGCCGAGGCAATGGATCGCAACTCCGTAGCCAGCCTTGGCCAGGCTCTCGACGATGGCGCGCCCGATGCGGCGCGCCCCCCCGGTCACGAGGGCTGATTTCGCCGAACCTTGGCCGAAATCGGTCATTGCGGCTCGATGCCCTTCTCCCGCAGTCGACGGCGCTCCAGCGCCTTGGCGACGCGCAGATAGCGATAGAAGGCGAAGTTCATGGCCGTCATGAAGCCGTAGATGCCGCGCAGGCAATGCCGGCGGCCGAAATAGGCTTTGAGGAAGGCGCCGGGGAATTCCAGGAAGACGCGCAAGGTGGTCACGCGGATGCCGCGCGCTTCGAGGTCGCGCACCTGGGCATCGGTATAGACGTTGAGCTTCTCGAGCTGGTGGCCGAGCGAGCGTACCGAGATGTGGCGGATGCGGCCCTTGAGCCGCGCCACCTTGGCCCCCGGCACGAGATCGACCCGGTCATGCACGGGCGAAGGATTGTAGCTGCCCTTATCGCGCCGGTAGAGCCTGACGGGTGCCAGTGCATAGCCGAAAGGATGCGGCTCGTCCTCGCCCGGAAAGACCTCGTGGATGGCAATCTCATAGGCGTCGGCCGCCGGCTCGCCCGAGGCGAACAGCTTGGCGATCTCGGCCCGCAAGGCCGGCGAGATCACCTCGTCGGCATCGAGATTGAGGAGCCAGGGATGACGGCACTCCCCTTCGGCGAAACGCTTCTGGGGACCATAGCCCGGAAAGGCATGCTCGATCACGCGGGCCCCGAAGCGACGCGCCACGTCCTGCGTGCCGTCATCGGAGCCTGAATCGACCACCACGATATCGTCGACGAGATCGCCCAGCGCTTCGAGCACCTGCGGCAGGCGGTCCGCCTCGTTCAGGGCGATGATGAAGACGGAGAGAGGAGGCATGAGCACCGCATTTGCGCCATAGGGCGGGTTGCGCCAAATGGCGGGGCGCAATTCGCATGTTCCACCCGTGCTCGCAAGCTCGGCCCAAGGCGAGCGAAGGCGCAGCCGGTCCGGCAGGGCTCCTGCGTCGCTTCGTCACCCTCCCGCAATTTGCCTCAAATCGCGCAATGGCGGGCAAGCGCTTCGCAACCAGGGTTAGCGCCCCGTAAACGCCGAAACCACCTGCCGCCCGTGGGAGACGATCGAGCCCACATCGCCATTTTACTGCAAATATCTTTTTATATCAATGCATTGACGGGAGCTGTCGAGCGCCGCTCGGGCCAGGGCCGAACGCTTATGGTTAAGCCATGATAAACTTGCATGGCTAACGACCAAACAGCGCCCCAGGCATGACACAATGCCGCCATAAAGGGGCAGGCAATTGTTGCATCGCAAGCACAGCCATGAGCGGCGGTTTGCGCTAGATGGGTTTTCAGCATTCGGGTCGGCCGGAGTTTCCGCCGTCGGGCCGAACCACACTTCCGGACGTGCTTTGAAACGACGGGAGCAGGATTTGATTGACGAGGAGAGCTACATGAAGAAGTTTCTTATGGCGACGACGGCGCTCGCCATGTTCGGCGTCGGCGCCGCTTCGGCCGCCGATCTGCCGTCGCGCAAAGGCCCCCCGATTGCTCCGGTCTATGTGCCGCCGGCATTCACCTGGACGGGTTTCTATGTTGGTGTGAACGCCGGCTATGGCTGGGCAAACAACAGCAAGAACAACGTTCTTCCTGCCGGCGCCATCCCGATCGGCGGCTTCTTCCCGACCAGCAGCAGCAACAATGGCGGGTTCGTCGGTGGCGGCCAGGCCGGCTACAACTATCAGCTCACGCCGGGCCAGGGCTTCGTGCTCGGTGCCGAAGCCGATATCGACTATGTCGGCATCAGCAAGAAGCGGAACAACTCCGTTCCCTTCACCCTCGCGACCACCCCCGGCACCACCTTCTTCCCGGGCACCAGCGGCAGCGGTAGCAGCAGCAGCGGCTATCTCGGCACGGTGCGGGCCCGCGTCGGCTATGCTTTCGATCGCTTCCTCGTCTACGGGACCGGCGGTCTCGCTTACGGCGATATCGGCCGCAACAGCAACCGTGGCCTCACTGCCGTGACGGCCGCCGGCGCCACGAGCCCCATCACGGGCCTCAACTTGGGCGTTCCGCAGACCGCCTTCCTCGGCTCCTCGAGCAACTCGAGCAGCAACATCGGCTGGACGATCGGTGGCGGTCTCGAATACGCCGTGTGGCAGAACTGGACGGTCAAGGCCGAGTATCTCTACTACAACCTCGGCAGCAAGAAGAACAACGCGGTGTTGCCCTTCGTGGTCGCCAACCGCAAGAACAGCGACAACGACGGCAGCATCGTCCGCGTCGGCGTGAACTACAAGTTCTGGTAAGCCGCCAATTCAGCGACTTCCATGGAACCGGCGGGCCGCAAGCCCGCCGGTTTTTCTTTGTACCAACTGGGACCGCGGGCGTCTCGCCCGCACTTGCGACGGTGAGCCGCGCCGCCGGGAAGGAAGGGCAACCGAGACGGTCGCGGTCCCAGATCAGCCCCAGGTCAACGAGGCGGCGTGCCGTTGACCTCGAGCACCTCTCCGGCGAAATAGAGCGAGCCGGCGAGCAGGATGCGCGGCGGCACCGGCCAGGCGCGCGCGCTCAGCCTCTCGAGCGCCGCCTCGATGCCCGGTGCTTCCTCCGCCTTCAATCCGGCCTCGCGCGCCAATTCGGCGAGCTGGCCCGCCGGGCGTCCCGTAGTGCTCGCCAGCAGCGGCACGGCCAGAAGCTCGGAGGCGAGCCCGTGGAAGGGCCGCAGGAAGCCCGCCGCATCCTTGCTCGACAGCATGGCTGCGATCATCACCAGCGGGCGCGGCGATTGATGCTCGAGATCCCCCATGGCGGCCGCCAGCACCCGTCCGCCGTCGGGATTATGACCGCCATCGAGCCAGAGCTCGGCGCCGGCCGGAGCCAGCGCCACGAGCTTGCCCTTGCTCAGCCGCTGCAGCCGCGCCGGCCATTCGGCCGTGCTGAGGCCGCGCTCGAATTCATGTCCGCCGAGGGGGGCGAGTTTCGCCGCCCTCAGCGCCGCAATCGCGGTCGCGGCATTGATCTGCTGATGGCGGCCGGGCAGGCGCGGCAATGGCAGGTCGAGGAGGCCGTCCTCATCCTCGAAGACCAAGCGGCCATTCTCCTCGCGCACATGGAAATCCTCGCGGCCCAGCACCAGCCTGGCGGCGCTGCGTTCGGCTTCCCGGCGCAGCACCGCCTCGGCCTCCGGATAGTCCTGGGGCGCGATGACCGCAGGCGCGCCGCGCTTGAAGATGCCGGCTTTCTCCTGGGCGATGTCGGCGAGCGTCGATCCGAGCCATTCCTGATGATCGAGCCCGATCGGCGTGATCACGGTCGCTACGGGTGATCTGATCACATTGGTGGCATCACCCCGACCGCCGAGGCCGACTTCGAGAAGCACCACATCGGCGGGATGACGGGCAAAGAGCAGGAAGGTCGCGGCCGTGGTGATCTCGAAGAAGCTGATGTCGCGGCCGGCATTGAGGCGCTCGCAACGCTCGAGGGCCGAGACCAGCTCCTCCTCGCCGATCAGCTCTCCCGGGGCGCCCTTGCGTCCGAGCCGGATGCGCTCATGGAAGCGCACGAGATGCGGAGAGGTATGCACATGCACGGCGAGGCCTGCCGCCTCGAGCGTCGCGCGCATGAAGGCGATAGTCGAGCCCTTGCCGTTGGTGCCGCCGACATGGATGACGGGAGGCAGGTGCAGATGCGGGTCGCCGAGATCCGCGAGCAGGCGCTCGAGCCGCCCGAGCGACAGGTCCATCTTGCGGGCATGCAGCACCAGCAGGCGTTGCAGCAGGGCGTCCGAGGGCAGCTTCATGATGGTCGTGACGGTTGCGATTGGCTCGATGGCGAATCACAGGACATAGCGCCCCGCTCGCATTGCGCAAATGGGCGGCGGCCCATTTGGACCGCCAAGATCACGCAGGCGATCTTCGTGGTGATAAAGATCTTCGTGGTGATCTTGGCGCGGCTCCCGCGCCGCCTATTCGGCGACCGCGGCCAGAATCTGCTCGTCCGCGGCGGGCAGCATCACCGGTCGCGGCGCATGCATCAGCAATCGGCACAGGCGCGCCAGGGTCGCCCGCATCTCGCCGCGCGGCACCACCATGTCGACCATGCCGTGCTCCTTGAGATATTCGGCCTTCTGGAAACCGTCCGGCAGCTTCTCGCGGATGGTCTGCTCGATGACGCGCGGCCCCGCGAAGGCAATCAGGGCGCCGGGCTCGGCGACATGCACATCTCCGAGCATCGCATAGGAGGCCGTCACGCCGCCGGTCGTCGGATCGGTCAGCACCACGATATAGGGCAGCCTCGCCTCGCGCAGCTTGCGCACGGCGACTGTGGTGCGCGGCATCTGCATGAGCGACAAGATGCCCTCCTGCATGCGCATTCCACCGCCGCTCGCGAACAGGATGAGCGGGGTGCGGCGCGCCATCGCGGCCTCGACGGCCGTGATGATCGCTTCGCCGGCCGCCATGCCGAGCGAGCCGCCCATGAAGTGGAAATCCTGGACCGCGACCGTGACCGGCAGGCTCTCGAGCGTGCCGCGCACCACCTTGATGGCATCCTGGAGGCCGGTCTTGGCCTTGGCCTCCTTGAGGCGATCGGTATAGCGCTTCTCGTCGCGGAAACGCAGCGGATCGAGCGGCACTTCCGGGAGCGGCACATCCTCCTGCGAGCCCGGATCGAGCGTGATCGACAGGCGCTGCGCCGCAGTGACGCGCATATGGTGGTTCGAGCCCGGAATGACCCAGAGATTGGCCTCGACATCCTTGTGGAACACCAGCTGGCCCGTTTCCGGGCATTTGATCCACAAATTCTCCGTGGTCTCCCGCCGCAGCAGGCTGCGGATCTTCGGGCGCACCACCGTCGTGATCCAGTTCATCGGCGTGTCCAGTTCATCGGCGATTTGTCGACAAGATTTCGAGCCCCAACCTTTGGGGCGCGCACTTTAGATGGCCCCGAGCGCAATGTCATGCAACCGGGGCCAATTGGGACCGCCACCGTCTCGATCGCCCTTACCTTCGCGGCTGCGCCGGCCTCGCGGCCCGCAAGAGCGGGCGAGGACGCCCATATGCGCTAAGTTAAGAGCATTCCAAAGTTGTCGGCCTGTTTCTTTCTCT from Rhizobiales bacterium GAS188 includes:
- a CDS encoding acetyl-CoA carboxylase carboxyl transferase subunit beta, which translates into the protein MNWITTVVRPKIRSLLRRETTENLWIKCPETGQLVFHKDVEANLWVIPGSNHHMRVTAAQRLSITLDPGSQEDVPLPEVPLDPLRFRDEKRYTDRLKEAKAKTGLQDAIKVVRGTLESLPVTVAVQDFHFMGGSLGMAAGEAIITAVEAAMARRTPLILFASGGGMRMQEGILSLMQMPRTTVAVRKLREARLPYIVVLTDPTTGGVTASYAMLGDVHVAEPGALIAFAGPRVIEQTIREKLPDGFQKAEYLKEHGMVDMVVPRGEMRATLARLCRLLMHAPRPVMLPAADEQILAAVAE
- a CDS encoding NAD(P)-dependent dehydrogenase, short-chain alcohol dehydrogenase family produces the protein MTDFGQGSAKSALVTGGARRIGRAIVESLAKAGYGVAIHCLGSRREAQALAAGIVAAGGRAQVIGADLAAPDEVARIVPEAVSALGPLSLLVNNASVFEEDDITTLEPGRFDRHMAINLRAPLLLARDFARQVKSAQQAKSAQQGMSASRPAIVNIVDQRVLKQDPRCFSYALAKSALWSATRSMAQALAPAIRVNAVAPGPTFPNPRDGEAGLKREAAATLLGLQVAPEAIAAAVLYLAEARHVTGQTLAVDSGQHLNWLTPDVTATLR
- a CDS encoding Glycosyltransferase involved in cell wall bisynthesis; amino-acid sequence: MRPAIWRNPPYGANAVLMPPLSVFIIALNEADRLPQVLEALGDLVDDIVVVDSGSDDGTQDVARRFGARVIEHAFPGYGPQKRFAEGECRHPWLLNLDADEVISPALRAEIAKLFASGEPAADAYEIAIHEVFPGEDEPHPFGYALAPVRLYRRDKGSYNPSPVHDRVDLVPGAKVARLKGRIRHISVRSLGHQLEKLNVYTDAQVRDLEARGIRVTTLRVFLEFPGAFLKAYFGRRHCLRGIYGFMTAMNFAFYRYLRVAKALERRRLREKGIEPQ
- a CDS encoding outer membrane immunogenic protein, with the translated sequence MKKFLMATTALAMFGVGAASAADLPSRKGPPIAPVYVPPAFTWTGFYVGVNAGYGWANNSKNNVLPAGAIPIGGFFPTSSSNNGGFVGGGQAGYNYQLTPGQGFVLGAEADIDYVGISKKRNNSVPFTLATTPGTTFFPGTSGSGSSSSGYLGTVRARVGYAFDRFLVYGTGGLAYGDIGRNSNRGLTAVTAAGATSPITGLNLGVPQTAFLGSSSNSSSNIGWTIGGGLEYAVWQNWTVKAEYLYYNLGSKKNNAVLPFVVANRKNSDNDGSIVRVGVNYKFW
- a CDS encoding Aldo/keto reductase, which codes for MSVHDVSAGGASIPSLGFGTWAARGPECAEAVTSALQGGYRHVDTAAVYANEEAVGEGMRASGVPRSDIFITTKVGPADIDEGKLQGSLEASLRRLRLDQVDLVLIHWPNPQIPLRRSIEALGKAKRQGLASHIGVSNFTVPLLAEAVGLSDEPIVANQCEYHPRLDQSRLIEACRESGVAFTSYCPLGRAGDILAEPKILAIAKRHGKTAAQVLLRWQVQQPGVVAIPKSANPRRIAENIAIFDFALSEEEMRTLFALAVPNGRLVSPGWAPTWDA
- a CDS encoding dihydrofolate synthase / folylpolyglutamate synthase — protein: MKLPSDALLQRLLVLHARKMDLSLGRLERLLADLGDPHLHLPPVIHVGGTNGKGSTIAFMRATLEAAGLAVHVHTSPHLVRFHERIRLGRKGAPGELIGEEELVSALERCERLNAGRDISFFEITTAATFLLFARHPADVVLLEVGLGGRGDATNVIRSPVATVITPIGLDHQEWLGSTLADIAQEKAGIFKRGAPAVIAPQDYPEAEAVLRREAERSAARLVLGREDFHVREENGRLVFEDEDGLLDLPLPRLPGRHQQINAATAIAALRAAKLAPLGGHEFERGLSTAEWPARLQRLSKGKLVALAPAGAELWLDGGHNPDGGRVLAAAMGDLEHQSPRPLVMIAAMLSSKDAAGFLRPFHGLASELLAVPLLASTTGRPAGQLAELAREAGLKAEEAPGIEAALERLSARAWPVPPRILLAGSLYFAGEVLEVNGTPPR